In Aegilops tauschii subsp. strangulata cultivar AL8/78 chromosome 3, Aet v6.0, whole genome shotgun sequence, one genomic interval encodes:
- the LOC109747762 gene encoding wax ester synthase/diacylglycerol acyltransferase 11, whose amino-acid sequence MDRWRGSALRKPPPAIDARRAEAERGGGGGETGEGPEEPVSPTGRLFREPHFSCYIVSVFGLGARVDLAAVRVGLEATLARHPRFCSVQVMDELEEDATPKWVRTTVDLDDHVIVPDLEPTGTSADPDRALENYVSSLSTLPMDHSRPLWELHVLDFPTSDAAAALVLRVHHSVGDGVSLLSLFIACTRRAADQDALPELPTTGAARRAGPVYALPSRPWHPPSSWGALAALAAWVVSLLLLAWHTVVDVLCFSATATSMLRDPPTLFKGAEGVEFRPKRFVNRTLSLDDVKYVKNTMNCTVNDVLLGVTSAVLSRFYFRKTGESGRKSIKVRSTLLVNLRKTPGLHALATMMESGKDNGAEWGNRLGYMILPFHIAMHDDDPLEYVRKATKVARRKKSSMESVFTYWSASMIMKIFGIKAAASLCYGMMRNTTLSFSNMAGPTEQVVFYGHPIVYIAPSVYGHPHALTMHYQSYMNIIKLVLAVEEEQFPDAHELLDDFAVSLKLIREAASGKNT is encoded by the exons ATGGATCGCTGGCGCGGGAGCGCGCTGCGGAAGCCGCCGCCGGCGATAGACGCGAGGCGCGCCGAGGcggagaggggcggcggcgggggcgagaCGGGCGAGGGCCCCGAGGAGCCGGTGAGCCCGACGGGGCGGCTGTTCCGGGAGCCGCACTTCAGCTGCTACATCGTGTCCGTGTTCGGCCTCGGCGCGCGGGTCGACCTGGCCGCCGTCCGGGTCGGGCTCGAGGCCACCCTCGCGCGCCACCCCCGCTTCTGCAGCGTCCAG GTGATGGACGAGCTGGAGGAGGACGCGACGCCCAAGTGGGTCCGGACCACGGTAGACCTCGACGACCACGTCATCGTCCCGGACCTGGAGCCCACCGGCACGTCGGCAGACCCAGACAGGGCCCTGGAGAACTACGTGTCGTCTCTGTCCACGCTCCCCATGGACCACTCCCGCCCGCTTTGGGAGCTGCACGTCCTCGACTTCCCCAcctccgacgccgccgccgctctcgTGCTCCGCGTGCACCACTCCGTCGGCGACGGCGTGTCGCTGCTGTCCCTCTTCATCGCTTGCACCCGCCGCGCCGCGGACCAGGACGCGCTGCCGGAGCTGCCGACCACCGGCGCCGCCCGTCGCGCTGGCCCCGTGTACGCCCTGCCTTCGCGCCCGTGGCACCCGCCGTCGTCATGGGGCGCCCTGGCGGCCCTCGCCGCGTGGGTCGTGTCGTTGCTCCTGCTCGCGTGGCACACGGTGGTGGACGTTCTGTGCTTCTCGGCGACGGCGACGTCGATGCTGCGCGACCCGCCCACGCTGTTCAAGGGCGCGGAGGGCGTGGAGTTCCGGCCCAAGCGCTTCGTGAACCGCACGCTCAGCCTCGACGACGTCAAGTACGTCAAGAACACCATGAACTGC ACCGTAAACGATGTGCTGCTTGGGGTGACGTCTGCGGTGTTGTCTCGGTTTTATTTTCGGAAAACAG GAGAAAGTGGTAGAAAGAGCATCAAGGTGCGGTCCACTCTTCTTGTTAACCTGAGGAAGACGCCCGGTCTACAT GCACTGGCTACGATGATGGAGTCCGGCAAGGACAACGGCGCCGAGTGGGGGAATCGGCTTGGCTACATGATACTCCCGTTCCACATAGCCATGCACGACGACGACCCTCTCGAGTACGTCCGGAAGGCCACCAAGGTTGCGCGCAGGAAGAAGAGCTCAATGGAATCGGTCTTCACCTACTGGAGCGCGTCCATGATCATGAAAATCTTTGGAATCAAG GCAGCAGCTTCTCTGTGCTACGGCATGATGAGGAACACCACCCTGTCCTTCTCCAACATGGCCGGTCCAACCGAGCAGGTGGTGTTCTACGGCCACCCGATTGTCTACATTGCCCCCAGCGTCTATGGCCACCCACAT GCACTGACCATGCATTATCAGAGTTACATGAACATTATCAAGCTAGTACTAGCAGTAGAGGAGGAACAGTTTCCGGATGCTCATGAGCTTCTGGATGACTTTGCCGTGTCTCTCAAGCTCATTCGGGAGGCAGCTTCAGGAAAAAACACTTGA